A genomic region of Arachis hypogaea cultivar Tifrunner chromosome 5, arahy.Tifrunner.gnm2.J5K5, whole genome shotgun sequence contains the following coding sequences:
- the LOC112800023 gene encoding RING-H2 finger protein ATL52-like has product MASLGNPRTWVPYVNSKDCSQGFCSLYCPQWCYTVYPPPPPPPFEFPDEDSGPNFSPLVIAIIGVLASAFLLVSYYTIISKYCGRRESSSAEHEEEVTNVEILEDNHNPSLHEPWHASTTGLDEALIKTITVCKYKKGEGLVEVTDCSVCLSEFQDGESIRLLPKCSHAFHILCIDTWLKSHSNCPLCHATLFTFNAAVPFHALPPAPQVLELPSSARNEGSSENVVHVDENVDNGTRESDELLDVVLDEGALNGNREVPKTNNAFRAFSDLGNLRGRHAELRDEDYYESIRRSVSMDHSFQNGVTLSVADVLHMNHDQDSNEEVGTSKRSSSSMGESSKSSYRRRVLHCVLSPISMKRSFSGGRFSLSGRNGRGRQGILPL; this is encoded by the coding sequence ATGGCATCTCTTGGCAACCCAAGAACTTGGGTTCCATATGTGAACAGCAAAGACTGTTCTCAAGGATTTTGCAGCTTGTACTGTCCACAGTGGTGTTATACAGTGTAccctccacctcctcctcctccatttGAATTCCCTGATGAAGATTCAGGTCCGAATTTCTCACCTCTTGTTATTGCAATCATTGGAGTGTTGGCAAGTGCTTTTCTCCTTGTGAGTTACTACACCATAATTTCCAAGTACTGTGGCAGAAGAGAATCATCCTCAGCAGAACATGAAGAAGAAGTAacaaatgttgagattttggaagACAACCACAACCCTTCACTCCATGAGCCATGGCATGCCTCAACAACTGGTCTAGATGAGGCACTCATCAAGACCATAACTGTTTGCAAGTACAAGAAAGGCGAAGGACTCGTTGAGGTAACGGATTGTTCCGTTTGCCTCAGCGAGTTCCAAGATGGCGAGAGCATTCGGCTCTTGCCAAAGTGTAGCCATGCTTTTCACATTCTTTGCATTGATACATGGCTCAAGTCTCACTCCAATTGCCCTCTTTGCCACGCCACGCTTTTCACCTTCAATGCTGCAGTGCCATTTCATGCGCTGCCGCCGGCACCCCAGGTGTTGGAACTACCTTCTTCAGCAAGAAATGAAGGTTCTTCTGAGAATGTGGTTCATGTAGATGAAAATGTGGATAATGGAACAAGGGAGAGTGATGAGTTATTGGATGTGGTGTTGGACGAAGGTGCACTGAATGGTAACAGAGAAGTTCCAAAGACTAATAATGCATTCAGAGCTTTCAGTGACTTGGGGAATTTGAGGGGAAGGCATGCTGAGCTTAGAGATGAGGATTACTATGAATCAATAAGAAGATCAGTGTCTATGGACCATTCCTTTCAAAATGGTGTTACACTTTCAGTAGCTGATGTTCTTCACATGAATCATGATCAAGATTCAAATGAAGAAGTTGGCACTTCAAagagatcatcatcatcaatgggTGAAAGTAGCAAATCAAGCTATAGAAGAAGGGTGTTGCATTGTGTTCTGAGTCCAATTTCAATGAAGAGATCATTCTCAGGTGGAAGATTCTCTCTTAGTGGAAGAAATGGCAGGGGAAGGCAGGGGATTTTACCTTTATGA